One part of the Raphanus sativus cultivar WK10039 chromosome 7, ASM80110v3, whole genome shotgun sequence genome encodes these proteins:
- the LOC108814124 gene encoding probable E3 ubiquitin-protein ligase RHG1A: MDGCTSKRSVDRMVLPRKPTRPVLRENTKKKDEKSVVPFCSRIACSAKVTSTKGTRIGSTDSNTKVGRPGKEIVGSSSRTPGGFGYLRKPAIGTGRRQPSSNLDTGSSETSSIHDDHPAAVKPTLPRLKTKRGAINVQSQSTVSGEVVGSSSRGTIRSSHHKSVLRTRETLMGPSVSSSSGSDHTLRGGLSSKNGLRNLRCNNSVSDVLPAKSSSGTKVSVTKKKSSDGESSSSSQGSKSSVSVIKGRNQSSTHGNGITVSDNRRNRMVPPTIRDNSVVSSGGRRSGNNSGRSGRLRAFASPAASRQTPQPAAPTNPNPSRSFGPSNSYSRPNSSTGWLRSTMPGSPSEADPSSSLVNRDGLTLYNIDGIAEVLLALERIENDQVLTYEQMSSLETNLFSSGMIRFYDQHSDMRLDIDNMSYEELLALGDEMGTVSTALSEEALSRSLKRSIYQVADETGAISMEKDDDIKCSICQEEYDDGDEVGTMPCEHMYHVSCVEQWLRMKNWCPICKTSAEEKKS, encoded by the exons ATGGATGGATGTACCAGTAAGCGATCAGTTGACCGGATGGTTCTGCCTCGAAAACCAACCCGTCCTGTACTGCGTGAGAATacgaagaagaaagatgaaaagaGCGTTGTCCCTTTCTGCAGCCGAATTGCCTGTAGTGCAAAGGTAACTTCCACCAAGGGAACCAGGATTGGCTCTACGGATAGCAATACAAAAGTTGGCCGGCCTGGGAAGGAGATTGTTGGGAGCTCATCTCGAACTCCGGGTGGATTTGGATACTTAAGAAAGCCAGCCATAGGTACTGGCAGGAGACAGCCTTCTTCTAATCTGGACACAGGTTCTTCAGAGACGAGCAGTATTCATGATGATCATCCAGCTGCAGTTAAGCCTACCCTTCCTCGTCTAAAAACTAAGAGAGGCGCAATCAATGTTCAGTCTCAAAGCACCGTCTCTGGAGAAGTCGTAGGAAGCTCAAGTAGAGGAACCATTAGAAGTAGTCATCATAAATCTGTCTTGCGTACTCGAGAGACTCTGATGGGGCCCTctgtttcttcatcttctggtAGCGACCACACTCTAAGAGGTGGTCTGAGCAGCAAGAATGGATTGAGAAACTTGAGGTGCAACAACTCTGTATCTGATGTTCTTCCAGCTAAATCAAGCTCTGGAACAAAAGTCAGCGTGACTAAAAAGAAAAGCTCAGATGGAGAGAGCAGCTCCTCTAGCCAAGGCAGTAAGAGTAGCGTGTCGGTGATCAAGGGAAGGAATCAAAGTTCTACACATGGAAACGGGATCACAGTTTCTGATAACAGAAGGAATCGTATGGTACCACCAACTATCAGGGATAATAGTGTTGTTTCAAGTGGTGGTAGGAGATCTGGTAATAATTCTGGTAGATCAGGGAGACTTAGAGCTTTTGCATCCCCTGCTGCTTCTCGACAAACGCCTCAACCTGCAGCACCAACCAATCCTAATCCTTCTCGTTCATTTGGTCCATCGAATAGTTACAGTAGGCCGAACAGCAGTACCGGCTGGCTGCGTAGCACGATGCCTGGTAGCCCCTCAGAAGCTGACCCATCAAGCTCTTTGGTGAACCGTGATGGTTTAACTCTCTACAACATTGATGGAATTGCAGAG GTATTGTTGGCCCTGGAAAGAATTGAAAATGATCAAGTGCTTACATATGAG CAAATGTCTTCTTTAGAGACGAATCTATTCTCAAGTGGTATGATCAGATTCTACGATCAGCATAGCGATATGAGGCTTGACATTGATAACATGTCATATGAG GAACTACTAGCTTTGGGGGATGAAATGGGAACAGTGAGCACAGCTCTAAGCGAAGAAGCACTCTCAAGAAGCCTCAAGAGAAGCATTTATCAAGTGGCAGATGAAACCGGTGCCATTTCTATGGAAAAGGATGATGATATCAAGTGCAGTATTTGCCag GAAGAGTATGATGATGGAGATGAAGTTGGGACTATGCCATGTGAACATATGTACCATGTGAGCTGTGTAGAACAATGGCTACGGATGAAGAACTGGTGCCCTATCTGCAAAACCTCTGCTGAAGAGAAAAAGTCGTAG